In Malassezia japonica chromosome 2, complete sequence, one DNA window encodes the following:
- the ISU1 gene encoding iron-binding protein (EggNog:ENOG503P2QP; COG:C), with product MATSMVRGRMMRASGAALAAAPRHARMYHEKVLDHYNNPRNVGSFLKTDQDIGIGLVGAPACGDVMKLSIKVNEAGIIEDVRFKTFGCGSAIASSSYMTERVKGLTLDEASAIKNTEVARELSLPPVKLHCSMLAEDAIKSAIKDYKKRRDLTGNTKQGHIEVTQDVATGQTHAAAHVGSGAV from the exons ATGGCTACTTCTAtggtgcgcggccgcatGATGCGCGCTTCGGGTGCTGCCCTGGCTGCCGCCCCGCGCCATGCCCGCATGTACCACGAAAAGGTGCTCGACCACTACAACAACCCGCGCAAT GTGGGTTCTTTCCTCAAGACCGATCAGGACATCGGTAtcggcctcgtcggtgcgccggcgtgTGGCGATGTGATGAAGCTCAGCATCAAGGTCAACGAAGCCGGTATCATTGAGGATGTGCGGTTCAAGACCTTTGGCTGTGGCTCGGCGATTGCCAGCTCCAGCTACATGACTGAGCGTGTCAAGGGCCTCACTCTCGATGAGGCTAGCGCTATCAAGAACACCGAGGTGGCTCGCGAACTTTCGCTGCCCCCGGTCAAGCTCCACTGCTCTATGCTTGCGGAGGATGCGATCAAGAGCGCGATCAAGGATTACAAGAAGCGCCGTGATCTCACGGGCAACACCAAGCAGGGCCACATCGAGGTGACCCAGGATGTTGCCACCGGCCAgacgcacgctgcggcgcacgtcggctCTGGCGCTGTGTAA
- a CDS encoding sorbose reductase (COG:Q; EggNog:ENOG503NYM9) yields MVFEIKLTGTVVCSGGNRGIGLGISKAAAQAGANVAILYHSHPDAEKNAAEVAKEFGVKVKAYKCDVSDADLVKKTIKQAEQDLGPITGLAANAGVSVVKPAVELTAEDFNKVFNVNVLGVFNTAKAVAQHWIETGFKKGSIVVTSSMSSDIYNQKGLNDPLTQVFYNSSKGAVTNMVKGLAGEWAQHSIRVNALEPGFCNTEQTSVMDAKIRDFQAASVPMGRFSEPAEQAGPAVFLLSEHASYMTGGHIRPDGGFTIW; encoded by the exons ATGGTCTTTGAAATCAAGCTTACTGGTACTGTTGTCTGCAGCGGTGGTAACCGCGGCAT TGGTCTTGGCATCTCCAAGGCTGCCGCCCAGGCTGGCGCCAACGTCGCCATCCTGTACCACTCGCACCCCGACGCCGAGAAAaacgccgccgaggtggCGAAGGAGTTCGGCGTGAAGGTCAAGGCCTACAAGTGCGACGTCAGCGATGCTGACCTCGTCAAGAAGACCATcaagcaggccgagcaggaccTTGGTCCCATCACCGGTCTCGCCGCCAACGCTGGTGTCTCGGTCGTGAAGCCCGCCGTGGAGCTCACCGCGGAGGACTTCAACAAGGTGTTCAACGTGAACGTCCTCGGTGTGTTCAACACTGCCAAGGCCGTTGCGCAGCACTGGATCGAGACCGGCTTCAAGAAGGGCTCGATCGTGGTCACCTCGTCCATGAGCTCGGACATCTACAACCAGAAGGGTCTCAACGACCCTCTTACCCAGGTGTTCTACAACTCGTCGAAGGGTGCCGTGACCAACATGGTCAAGGGTCTCGCCGGTGAGTGGGCCCAGCACAGCATCCGCGTCAACGCCCTCGAGCCCGGTTTCTGCAACACGGAGCAGACGAGCGTCATGGATGCCAAGATCCGCGACTTCCaggccgcgagcgtgcccaTGGGCCGCTTCTCGGAGCCCGCGGAGCAGGCCGGCCCCGCCGTCTTCCTCCTCAGCGAGCACGCCAGCTACATGACCGGCGG TCACATCCGCCCCGACGGTGGCTTCACCATCTGGTAA
- the MRPL19 gene encoding mitochondrial 54S ribosomal protein YmL19 (EggNog:ENOG503P428; COG:G; BUSCO:EOG09265BG5; SECRETED:SignalP(1-25)) translates to MSKAGGKAVAASLVKLMVPAGKASAQPPVGPALGAKGVKAMDFAKEFNARTAHLEPGLLTPAVVTIQPDRTFSFDILTPPTSLLLKRAANITTGARKPGAEVTGTISIKHVYEIAKIKLKDVDITEKEMCKVVAGSARSLGLRIVR, encoded by the exons ATGTCGAAGGCAGGCGGCAAGGCTGTCGCGGCGAGTCTCGTCAAGCTCATGGTCCCGGCAGGCAaggcctcggcgcagcCTCCGGTAGGTCCTGCGCTTGGTGCAAAGGGTGTCAAGGCCATGGACTTTGCGAAAGAGTTCAACGCGCGGACAGCGCATCTCGAGCCTGGTCTTCTTACGCCGGCAGTCGTCACGATCCAGCCGGACCGCACCTTTTCGTTCGATATTCTGA CGCCGCCTacgtcgctgctgctcaagcgcgccgcgaaTATCACGACGGGGGCTCGCAAGCCGGGTGCCGAGGTGACGGGCACGATTAGCATCAAGCACGTCTACGAGATCGCCAAGATCAAGCTCAAGGACGTGGATATCACCGAAAAGGAGATGTGCAAGGTTGTTGCGGGAAGCGCACGTAGCCTTGGCCTCCGTATTGTGCGGTAA
- the ENP2 gene encoding Small ribosomal subunit biogenesis (COG:O; BUSCO:EOG09260AEC; EggNog:ENOG503NUV8): MSATHEPAQVYIVSGGSSSGPGEASYNSTSLPDILRRSGSSNKRKKRRAAIENDKILSKIELIQDFEFPEASNKIRFTRDGLHIMATGTYKPQIRTWECEQLSLKFERHTDAENVDFVMLSDDWTKSLHLQSDRSLQLQGQGGTHTSVRLPRFGRALAYHFPTADALVGASGNEIYRLNLHQGRYMAPFVLGERGNTVTGCNAIDVNPAHGLLSFGTEGSGIVELWDTRMRRQAGALSIATQTVLDAALLSQRRQLPGVYGTEAEDEAVARASSALAVTSLASAEDGLNMAVGTNTGHVLLYDLRMDKPYTTKDQGFGLPVHSLSWPGDCNAAAAAGNMGADAHARSESANKVLSADAKVIKVWDKNTGENLVSVAPPAPTTNLNDVQHYPGSGLLFAAVEATQMAAWYVPALGPAPRWCSFIDNVTDEIDGADAAGVGGNANAYEDFKFVDQAELERLELTHLVGTPLLRPYMHGYFLSLRLYERARLMAHPSAYDEAKQRAIKAKLDREAESRVRSVANRKSQRKVPVNQALAEKLAKGDTKHKEDTGLLDDQRFKELFTNPEFQVDESSHEFAMLNPSTAAQAATKPALRQSSRELVPAAAEEIESDRESLDPDQEEQMDASEDEAPPSPPPVRASQALAQRPAKKAPRLVDEDDAPLEERTQTLGERAGKQKKRAQHVEEDVGAQGASSISWTPSQSKSAQPKKSKRPTKEDTFGMGLSKGAGADQGYGVDALSDQARFGRKQRRTPGRSASRNVMRSTTK; this comes from the exons ATGTCGGCGACGCATGAGCCGGCGCAGGTGTACATTGTCTCGGGCGGGTCCTCATCAGGGCCCGGCGAGGCATCGTACAACTCTACGTCTCTTCCAGATATCCTACGCCGCTCCGGATCGTCCAACAAGCGCAAGAAacggcgtgcggcgatcGAGAATGACAAGATCCTCTCGAAAATTGAGCTGATCCAAGACTTTGAGTTCCCCGAGGCGAGTAACAAGATCCGCTTCACGCGCGATGGCCTGCACATTATGGCCACTGGTACATACAAGCCCCAGATCCGTACGTGGGAGTGCGAGCAGCTCAGTCTCAAGTTTGAGCGGCACACGGACGCCGAAAACGTCGACTTTGtg ATGTTGTCCGACGACTGGACCAAGTCGCTCCACCTGCAGAGCGACCGCTCGCTCCAGCTGCAGGGACAGGGCGGCACGCacacgagcgtgcgcctgccgcgctttggccgcgccttggcctACCACTTCCCCActgccgacgcgctggtgggcgcgtcgggcaACGAGATCTACCGTTTGAATCTGCACCAGGGCAGGTACATGGCGCCGTTCGTCTTGGGCGAGCGGGGAAATACCGTGACGGGGTGCAACGCGATCGACGTAAACCCTGCCCACGGCCTGCTGAGTTTCGGCACCGAGGGCAGCGGAATAGTGGAACTATGGGATACCCGCATGCGCCGCCAGGCGGGTGCACTGAGCATTGCGACGCAGAcggtcctcgacgctgcgctcctcTCGCAACGGCGCCAGCTTCCGGGCGTGTACggcaccgaggccgaggacgaggcggtggcgcgTGCTTCGTCCGCGCTTGCCGTCACGTCGCTGGCGAGTGCCGAGGACGGACTGAACATGGCGGTCGGCACCAACACCGGCCACGTCCTCTTGTACGATCTGCGCATGGACAAGCCGTACACGACCAAGGACCAAGGTTTCGGCCTGCCGGTCCACTCTCTTTCCTGGCCCGGCGACTGCaacgcggcggcagcggcaggcAACATGGGTGCGGACGCACACGCACGCTCCGAGTCGGCCAACAAGGTGCTCAGTGCCGATGCCAAGGTCATCAAGGTCTGGGACAAGAACACGGGCGAGAACCTCGTGTCGGTCGCGCCACCTGCGCCCACCACCAACCTGAACGACGTGCAGCACTACCCCGGCAGTGGTCTGCTCTTTGCAGCGGTTGAGGCGACACAGATGGCCGCGTGGTACGTGCCTGCACTTGGTCCTGCTCCCCGCTGGTGCAGCTTTATCGATAATGTCAccgacgagatcgacggTGCGGatgcggccggcgtcggcggcaaTGCTAATGCGTACGAGGACTTCAAGTTTGTGGACCaagccgagctcgagcgtctggaGCTTACGCATCTGGTCGGCACGCCCTTGTTGCGTCCGTACATGCACGGCTACTTCTTGTCGCTGCGTCTgtacgagcgtgcgcgtctTATGGCGCATCCCTCGGCGTacgacgaggcgaagcAGCGTGCGATCAAGGCCaagctcgaccgcgaggccgagagccgcgtgcgcagcgtcgccaACCGCAAGTCCCAGCGCAAGGTCCCAGTCAAccaggcgctggccgagaAGCTCGCCAAAGGCGACACAAAGCACAAGGAAGATaccggcctgctcgacgaccagcGTTTCAAGGAGCTCTTTACCAACCCCGAGTTCCAGGTGGACGAGTCGAGCCACGAGTTTGCGATGCTCAACCCCAGCACCGCCGCCCAGGCGGCGACCAagcccgcgctgcgccagtcgagccgcgagctggtgcCTGCTGCGGCCGAGGAGATCGAGAGCGATCGCGAGTCGCTCGATCCCGACCAAGAAGAGCAGATGGACGCgtccgaggacgaggcaccgccgagccccccgccggtgcgcgcgtcgcaggcgcttgcgcagcgtcctGCAAAgaaggcgccgcgcctcgtcgacgaggacgatgcgccgctcgaagAGCGCACGCAGACGCTCggagagcgcgccggcaagcaaaagaagcgcgcgcagcacgtcgaggaggATGTGGGTGCCCAAggcgcctcgagcatctcgtGGACGCCGTCGCAGTCCAAGTCGGCGCAGCCCAAAAAGAGCAAGCGTCCCACCAAAGAGGATACATTCGGTATGGGTCTATCGAAAGGAGCCGGAGCCGACCAAGGCTACGGCGTCGATGCACTGTCGGACCAGGCGCGCTTTGGGCGtaagcagcgccgcacgcccggcCGCAGTGCGAGTCGCAACGTGATGCGGTCTACGACCAAGTAG
- the PRE8 gene encoding proteasome endopeptidase complex (MEROPS:MER0004996; EggNog:ENOG503NTZH; COG:O; BUSCO:EOG092645G0), whose amino-acid sequence MSAGAGEGAYSFSLTTFSPSGKLVQIEHALAAVGQGTTSLGIKASNAVVIATEKRAPSPLVDDAALEKVALVCPNIGIVYSGMSPDFRVLLAKARKIAQSYWKIYGEYPTTKVLVQELATIMQDATQSGGVRPFGVSLLVAGYDGVRGPALFQVDPSGSYFMWKASAMGKNMTNAKTFLEKRYSDDISLEDAIHTAILTLKEGFEGQMTEKTLEIGIIGQATKALVGAGNEPQPVFRRLTEQEVKD is encoded by the coding sequence ATGAGTGCGGGTGCGGGCGAAGGCGCGTACAGTTTCTCGCTCACGACCTTTTCCCCGAGCGGGAAACTGGTCCAGATCGAGCATGCTCTTGCAGCTGTTGGCCAGGGAACCACGAGCCTCGGCATCAAGGCGTCCAACGCGGTGGTGATTGCGACGGAAAAGCGGGcgccctcgccgctcgtggatgacgcggcgctggaaAAGGTGGCGCTCGTGTGTCCCAACATCGGCATTGTGTACTCGGGAATGAGCCCAGACTTCCGCGTGCTgctggccaaggcgcgcaagaTCGCGCAGTCCTACTGGAAGATTTACGGCGAATATCCGACGACCAAGGTGCTTGTGCAGGAGCTGGCGACGATCATGCAGGACGCGACACAGAGCGGTGGTGTGCGTCCGTTTGGCGTGTCGCTTCTGGTGGCCGGCTACGATGGCGTGCGCGGTCCCGCGCTCTTCCAGGTCGACCCCAGCGGCAGCTACTTTATGTGGaaggcgagcgcgatgGGCAAGAACATGACCAATGCCAAGACCTTCTTGGAGAAGCGGTACAGCGACGATATTTCGCTTGAAGATGCGATTCATACGGCGATCCTCACGCTCAAGGAGGGCTTCGAAGGCCAAATGACGGAAAAGACGCTCGAAATCGGCATCATCGGCCAGGCAACCAaggcgctggtcggcgccggcaaCGAGCCGCAGCCCGTCTTCCGCCGGCTGACGGAGCAGGAGGTGAAGGACTAG
- a CDS encoding uncharacterized protein (COG:E; EggNog:ENOG503P0BF): MSATPKYADAKYVFLTDFDGTITLLDSNDHMVDTVGMGYTERRKINEEIISEKTGFRDGFRRMMESVKRPFHEMEELVRRDVKLDPGFKEFYAFAKANNIPVIVVSSGMTPIIRSIFANLIGDKDASEIEIISNDVKFTDAEQKGETWELVYRHPENWFGHDKSLSILPYRDLPNRPMLFFAGDGISDMSAARHADVLFVKDKKDNDLATYCNTNNINYHLFKDWTIPKKMLEDLLSGKMSREEITTNSNP, encoded by the coding sequence ATGTCTGCCACGCCGAAGTATGCCGATGCCAAGTACGTCTTCCTGACGGACTTTGATGGCACCATCACGCTCCTTGACTCGAATGACCACATGGTCGACACCGTCGGCATGGGCTacaccgagcgccgcaagatCAACGAGGAGATCATCTCGGAGAAGACTGGTTTCCGCGATGGTTTCCGCCGCATGATGGAGTCCGTCAAGCGCCCCTTCCACGAGATggaggagctcgtgcgccgcgacgtgaAGCTGGACCCTGGTTTCAAGGAGTTCTACGCGTTCGCCAAGGCCAACAACATCCCGGTGATTGTCGTGTCGTCGGGTATGACCCCCATCATCCGCTCCATCTTTGCGAACCTCATCGGTGACAAGGACGCGAGCGAGATCGAGATCATCTCGAACGATGTCAAGTTCACCGACGCTGAGCAGAAGGGCGAGACCTGGGAGCTGGTGTACCGTCACCCCGAGAACTGGTTCGGCCACGACAAGTCGCTCAGCATTCTCCCCTACCGCGACCTTCCTAACCGCCCCATGCTCTTCTTTGCCGGTGACGGTATCTCGGACATGTCCGCTGCGCGTCACGCCGACGTCCTCTTTGTGAAGGACAAGAAGGACAACGACCTTGCTACCTACTGCAACACCAACAACATTAATTACCATCTCTTCAAGGACTGGACCATCCCCAAGAagatgctcgaggacctgcTCTCGGGCAAGATGTCTCGCGAGGAGATCACCACCAACTCGAACCCGTAG
- a CDS encoding uncharacterized protein (EggNog:ENOG503NUBG; COG:T; TransMembrane:1 (i208-225o)) yields MADLRNRRARLTSAYHELGRQLTSGKFTIIGNYTLQRTIGQGTYGKVRLATHRLTNSRVAVKQIPKEHVASLTREIHHHRRLHHPNVLQLYEVIQSESCIWMVTELCAGGELYDYVVDRGSLSEYEARDLFAQLCLAVAYIHANGIVHRDLKLENILLDAHNRIKLSDFGFTREYEPHQLLRTRCGTTAYAAPEMLAGKRYQGPEVDIWSLGVILFVLLCGFLPFDDDNEVQMQWKIVNTPSVIPTTLSDDAQNLLRLLLNKNGSERPTIRQILSHPWYTRPRTSLSASRSSSLDLPRYPTLRPLSPTESESVGTGPVNYLAMLTQPLYEPFEGAVEQQLFHSLQMLGFAVGQIRHSVQTNACDAAGALWWLLLQKAKEASAPQTLALGITGAETPVQQSTESLVPRNLSVTQRDRTSHEGAAPALRSPEPVAPPMPLNKPPAPLELHAPHPISGAASFASEESTSSLKKHRSIISSVKSWLKKDRKDSDSDDLSQPHWTSETVNETPFVEEPGTAPLAPPLLPSMLVSNNTYGLAPTAGRSGAVTPSDSLSAERPCAPELSPVLASRLLDTPSLRRTSSLARPGSAYGRRVSVGSATSTPLRRERSYSLHSRQSSWGSGHLRSRQSSWNSNRPVRSRRGSESTVFRKRVVPQRGSMRVPDSPAQLSRRMSVMSETNDTRPTRPISMDEEALASLQRYDSSSSVAKDAPTTLFFSRRNPSPFQPPRPLPPASPRTRPALPRNVGGSSETEPKVVSPPATIPRKKKVLAPHTEDDWIDEEIQYAGGIGQLNEHVPRPADPTNPEQQRQRRGSPCPPRMLRPTRTTDDEMPKPLPALDTVLGAPVAMRAKKIRRDMQAPVIEEEEP; encoded by the coding sequence ATGGCGGATCTTCGGAaccgtcgcgcacggctcACCTCGGCGTACCATGAGCTAGGGAGACAACTTACATCGGGAAAGTTTACCATCATCGGTAACTATACGCTGCAACGTACTATTGGGCAGGGGACCTACGGAAAGGTCCGCCTCGCGACTCACCGCCTCACCAactcgcgcgtcgccgtaAAACAGATTCCCAAAGAGCACGTCGCGAGTCTCACGAGAGAAATTCACCACCACAGGCGCCTGCACCATCCGAATGTTTTGCAGCTGTACGAGGTAATCCAGTCCGAGTCGTGCATCTGGATGGTGACGGAGCTGTGTGCGGGGGGGGAGCTGTACGACTACGTCGTCGATCGCGGCTCGCTGTCGGAAtacgaggcgcgcgattTGTTTGCGCAGTTGTGCTTGGCGGTGGCATACATCCATGCAAATGGTATTGTGCACCGCGACCTGAAACTCGAAAATatcctgctcgacgcgcacaACCGCATCAAGCTCAGCGATTTCGGGTTCACGCGCGAGTACGAGCCCCACCAGCTCTTGCGGACACGGTGCGGAACAACGGCATACGCTGCTCCTGAAATGCTCGCGGGAAAGCGCTACCAGGGACCCGAAGTCGATATTtggtcgctcggcgtcaTCTTGTTTGTACTCCTCTGTGGATTCCTGCCGTTTGACGACGACAACGAGGTACAGATGCAGTGGAAAATCGTGAATACGCCTTCCGTCATCCCGACGACCTTAtcggacgacgcgcagaACCTCTTGCGTTTGTTGCTCAACAAAAATGGGTCAGAACGGCCGACCATTCGCCAGATCCTCTCTCACCCTTGGTACACGCGTCCCAGGACCTCGCTttccgcctcgcgctcatCCTCCTTGGACCTGCCACGGTACCCCACATTGCGCCCTTTGTCTCCAACCGAGTCAGAGAGCGTGGGAACGGGGCCTGTCAACTACCTCGCGATGCTCACCCAGCCTTTGTACGAACCCTTCGAGGGGGctgtcgagcagcagctgTTTCACTCGCTTCAGATGCTCGGTTTCGCCGTCGGCCAGATCCGGCACAGCGTGCAGACCAATGCATGCGAcgcggcaggcgccttATGGTGGCTCTTGCTCCAAAAGGCGAAAGAGGCATCCGCGCCACAGACCCTCGCCTTGGGCATTACGGGCGCCGAGACCCCGGTCCAGCAATCGACCGAGTCACTCGTGCCGCGGAACCTGTCGgtgacgcagcgcgacagGACGTCGCATgaaggcgctgcaccggcgcTCCGCTCGCCCGAACCTGTTGCGCCCCCAATGCCGCTGAACAAGCCTCCCGCGCCTCTTGAATTGCATGCGCCCCATCCCATTTCGGGTGCAGCCTCTTTTGCTAGCGAGGAGAGCACATCCAGCCTAAAAAAGCACCGCTCGATCATTTCCTCCGTCAAGTCGTGGCTCAAAAAGGACCGCAAGGACTCGGACTCAGACGACCTGTCGCAGCCACATTGGACCTCGGAAACCGTAAACGAGACACCGTTCGTGGAAGAGCCGGGAACAGCACCGCTGGCGCCCCCGCTCCTACCTTCGATGCTCGTGTCGAACAACACGTACGGCCTGGCGCCTACGGCGGGCCGATCCGGCGCCGTCACACCATCCGACTCTCTTTCAGCAgagcggccgtgcgcgcctgAACTGAGCCCAGTCCTTGCCTCGCGActgctcgacacgccgtCTCTGCGTCGTACATCGAGTTTGGCGAGACCGGGAAGTGCGTACGGCCGTCGCGTCTCGGTAGGCAGCGCAACTtcgacgccgctgcgcagggAGCGATCGTACAGTCTACACAGCCGGCAGTCGTCGTGGGGCTCGGGGCACCTGCGCAGCCGGCAATCGTCTTGGAACTCGAATCGGCCAGTACGCTCTCGCCGCGGCTCCGAGTCGACCGTGTTCCGCAAGCGTGTGGTCCCTCAGCGTGGTTCAATGCGTGTGCCCGACTCACCAGCGCAGCTGTCGCGCCGCATGTCGGTGATGAGCGAAACGAACGACACGCGCCCTACGCGCCCGATTTCCATggacgaagaggcgctcgctTCCCTCCAGCGGTACGACAGCTCTTCGTCGGTGGCCAAGGATGCGCCCACGACGCTGTTCTTTTCACGGCGGAATCCGTCGCCCTTCCAACCACCGCGAccgctgccgccggccTCGCCCCGGACACGTCCTGCACTACCGCGCAATGTGGGAGGATCGAGCGAGACGGAGCCCAAGGTCGTCTCGCCGCCTGCGACAATCCCACGCAAGAAGAAGGTCCTGGCGCCTCATACAGAGGACGACTGGATCGACGAAGAAATACAATATGCGGGTGGAATCGGACAGCTGAATGAGCATGTACCACGCCCTGCAGATCCAACGAACCcagagcagcagcgccagcggcgcggaTCGCCCTGCCCGCCTCGCATGCTGCGCCCCACTCGTACTACAGACGACGAAATGCCCAAGCCCTTGCCTGCATTGGACACGGTCCTAGGCGCGCCTgtcgcgatgcgcgccaaAAAAATTCGACGTGATATGCAAGCACCCGTcatcgaggaggaggagccaTAG
- a CDS encoding uncharacterized protein (COG:E; EggNog:ENOG503NV38) — translation MSTVVKNTPVEAIPEVVEGLRASFLTGKSRSVEYRKKQLKQLYFLVKENETAFVEAIKNDLGRPPMETEFGEIVSVKNEIADAISHVDEWAKPTKVSGGLAYFAHTTKTIKDPQGTVLVLGAWNYPITVQIGPVVGALAAGNMVVLKPSELSAHSAQLIADLWPKYMDPELTRVVNGGVEHSTALLDQRFEHIFYTGSGRVGRIIAEKAAKWLCPTTLELGGKSPVIIDHTADLAIAAHRLVWAKAFNAGQTCIAPDYVLIDRSVQDKFVAELQKAAGEFWPSMDRNVRDFGRIVNERNWNRLASMLRASKGQVVYGGVDAGDESSKFLPLTILKDVDGQDSTMAEEIFGPILPLVPVDNVQDAVDFVNARDQPLALYLFTSTQTTTDFILRYTRSGAAVRGDFMLHFSINELPFGGTGPSGYGTYHGRAGFDCFTHERAFVDAPASGLLGSAVENMMSLRYPPYSATKLALLQKSMNKLVFFGHPKNPTVSPSRKSRL, via the coding sequence ATGTCGACTGTAGTGAAGAATACACCCGTCGAGGCAATCCCCGAGGTGGTGGAAGGGCTTCGTGCCAGCTTCCTCACGGGCAagtcgaggagcgtcgaGTATCGCAAGAAGCAGCTCAAGCAGCTCTATTTCTTGGTGAAGGAAAACGAAACAGCGTTTGTCGAGGCCATTAAAAATGACCTGGGTCGCCCTCCAATGGAGACCGAGTTTGGCGAGATTGTGTCGGTAAAGAATGAGATTGCCGACGCCATTTCCCATGTCGACGAGTGGGCAAAGCCGACCAAGGTCTCCGGGGGGCTGGCCTACTTTGCGCACACGACCAAGACGATCAAGGATCCGCAAGGCACAGTGCTCGTGCTTGGTGCATGGAACTACCCGATCACGGTTCAAATCGGACCTGTTGTCGGCGCGTTGGCGGCGGGCAATATGGTCGTGCTCAAACCTTCAGAGCTTTCTGCGCACTCTGCGCAGCTCATTGCGGACCTGTGGCCCAAGTACATGGACCCCGAATTGACGCGCGTCGTGAACGGAGGAGTGGAGCATTCGactgcgctgctcgaccagcgctTTGAACACATTTTCTATACGggcagcggccgcgtcggccgcatcATTGCCGAGAAGGCCGCTAAGTGGCTGTGCcccacgacgctcgagcttggcggCAAGTCTCCCGTGATTATCGACCACACTGCGGACCTTGCCATTGCAGCGCACCGTCTCGTTTGGGCCAAAGCCTTTAATGCGGGTCAAACGTGCATTGCGCCGGACTATGTCTTGATTGATCGGTCGGTGCAGGACAAGTTTGTGGCCGAGCTGCAAAAGGCAGCGGGTGAATTTTGGCCGTCGATGGACAGGAATGTGCGCGACTTTGGCCGTATCGTCAACGAGCGCAACTGGAACCGCCTGGCCTCGATGCTTCGTGCGTCCAAAGGGCAAGTCGTTTATGGTGGCGTGGATGCCGGAGACGAATCATCCAAGTTCCTTCCGTTGACGATTCTCAAGGACGTTGATGGTCAGGACTCGACCATGGCAGAAGAAATTTTTGGCCCCATCCTGCCCCTCGTTCCAGTGGACAATGTGCAGGATGCTGTGGACTTTGTCAATGCCCGTGACCAGCCCTTGGCCCTCTATCTTTTTACCTCTACGCAAACTACGACGGACTTTATTCTGAGGTATACGCGCAGCGGTGCCGCGGTCCGCGGCGACTTTATGCTGCACTTTTCCATCAACGAGCTTCCGTTCGGCGGCACGGGTCCGTCGGGTTATGGAACCTACCACGGCAGGGCTGGCTTTGACTGCTTTacgcacgagcgcgcatTTGTCGACGCACCAGCCTCGGGCCTGCTTGGATCGGCCGTCGAGAATATGATGTCGCTGCGCTACCCTCCCTACTCTGCAACCAAGCTGGCCCTGCTCCAGAAGTCGATGAACAAGTTGGTGTTCTTTGGCCATCCCAAGAACCCCACCGTGTCTCCCTCCAGAAAGTCTCGTTTGTAA